The Miltoncostaea oceani genome includes a region encoding these proteins:
- a CDS encoding winged helix-turn-helix domain-containing protein, which yields MATTSPPERRPLFLAPTPPATDHAVRVDEAEADRLYAESMAAARRAARVAADLERLASTAPQPGWQLAATSARRAEAGLRAAAEAIPELPLDVPPADRHRAIVLGPLSIDRLRRLAFWAGSALALTRLEFDLLVALAERPGGVVPKEDLMRRVWGYSGRVTRTRTVDSHASRLRRALLDAGSGATTIVNVWGVGYRLMVAESEGAA from the coding sequence GTGGCGACGACCTCCCCGCCTGAGCGCCGGCCGCTCTTCCTCGCCCCGACGCCGCCCGCGACGGACCATGCCGTGCGCGTCGATGAGGCCGAGGCCGACCGCCTCTATGCCGAGTCGATGGCGGCCGCCCGGCGGGCCGCGCGTGTCGCCGCCGACCTGGAGCGACTCGCGAGCACCGCTCCGCAGCCCGGCTGGCAGCTGGCGGCGACCTCCGCCCGGCGCGCCGAGGCCGGCCTTCGCGCCGCCGCCGAGGCGATCCCCGAGCTGCCGCTCGACGTCCCCCCGGCTGACCGGCATCGGGCGATCGTGCTTGGGCCGTTGTCGATCGATCGCCTCCGCCGGCTCGCGTTCTGGGCCGGGTCGGCGCTCGCGCTCACCCGGCTGGAGTTCGACCTCCTGGTGGCGCTCGCCGAGCGCCCCGGTGGGGTCGTCCCCAAGGAGGACCTGATGCGCCGAGTGTGGGGCTACTCGGGCCGGGTGACCCGCACCCGCACCGTCGACTCTCACGCCTCGCGCCTTCGCCGCGCCCTGCTCGACGCGGGATCGGGCGCCACCACGATCGTGAACGTATGGGGCGTCGGCTACCGCCTGATGGTCGCCGAGTCCGAGGGTGCGGCATGA
- the mobF gene encoding MobF family relaxase — MLTIRAAKGPDYYERAEFARDDYYSERGQVRGSWEGRAADSLCLAGAPDDGDLGELLEGRDPVSGEELAGAGRRRGGNVAFDLTFTAPKSVSVLAAVGDEGIRRAILAAQAAGARAGLDYLERRACFVRRGRNGVTVLPGEGFAGAMYLHEMARSGDPHLHAHW, encoded by the coding sequence ATGCTCACGATCCGCGCCGCCAAGGGGCCCGACTACTACGAGCGAGCCGAGTTCGCCCGAGACGACTACTACTCCGAGCGCGGGCAGGTCCGGGGCAGCTGGGAGGGGAGGGCGGCCGACTCCCTTTGCCTGGCGGGCGCGCCCGATGACGGAGACCTCGGCGAGCTGCTCGAGGGCCGTGACCCGGTCTCGGGAGAGGAGCTGGCGGGCGCCGGGCGTCGGCGCGGCGGCAACGTCGCCTTCGATCTCACCTTCACAGCGCCCAAGAGCGTCAGCGTCCTGGCGGCGGTCGGCGACGAGGGGATCCGCCGGGCGATCCTCGCCGCCCAGGCGGCCGGTGCCCGCGCCGGGCTCGACTACCTCGAGCGCCGGGCCTGCTTCGTGCGCCGCGGCCGCAACGGCGTGACAGTGCTGCCCGGCGAAGGGTTCGCCGGGGCGATGTACCTCCACGAGATGGCGCGCTCGGGCGATCCCCACCTGCACGCCCACTGGTGA
- a CDS encoding single-stranded DNA-binding protein, with amino-acid sequence MPADLNTVGMVGRLTRDPELRYTAAGEAVCSLRLAVATRTRSGEGWEDRPNFFDVAVFGRHGEAAAEHLAKGRRIGVAGRLAWREWRTDDGGRREAVEILAASVQYLDAPRPADAERVPVGAANGKGATGGDDLPA; translated from the coding sequence ATGCCCGCTGACCTCAACACCGTCGGCATGGTCGGCCGGCTGACGCGCGACCCCGAGCTGCGCTACACGGCCGCCGGGGAGGCGGTCTGCTCGCTGCGCCTGGCCGTCGCCACCCGCACCCGCTCAGGCGAGGGCTGGGAGGACCGGCCGAACTTCTTCGACGTCGCCGTCTTCGGCCGACACGGCGAGGCCGCCGCCGAGCACCTGGCGAAGGGGCGACGCATCGGCGTCGCCGGTCGCCTCGCCTGGCGTGAGTGGCGCACCGACGACGGCGGCCGTCGGGAGGCGGTCGAGATCCTCGCCGCCTCGGTCCAGTACCTCGACGCCCCGCGCCCCGCCGACGCCGAGCGGGTGCCGGTCGGCGCGGCCAACGGGAAGGGGGCCACAGGTGGCGACGACCTCCCCGCCTGA
- a CDS encoding F510_1955 family glycosylhydrolase yields the protein MQIGTTTFRTALVLAIVSIVLVLTGCTGADGEGSNDVYADLGPEHVHGLGLNPADGSLYIATHTGLFRMPEDSDDSERVGDRLQDTMGFAVIGPDRFLGSGHPDLRDDLPPLLGLIESSDAGRTWESISLLGEADFHALRVSGSRVVGYDAGGARVMSSADGGRAWTTLDTPAEISDLVLDPDSSARIVAASAAGVIATSDEGDTWTRLVTDADILAWPAGDALYGFAADGAVTVSHDRGASWEQVGDLGGEPAAAMAADRDTLVVALHDARIISSGDGGRSWSKGAWTSGDQ from the coding sequence GTGCAGATCGGAACGACAACCTTCAGGACGGCCCTGGTTCTCGCGATCGTGAGCATCGTGCTCGTGCTGACCGGGTGCACCGGTGCCGACGGCGAAGGCTCGAACGACGTCTATGCCGATCTGGGTCCTGAGCACGTGCACGGTCTCGGGCTGAACCCGGCCGACGGGTCGCTCTACATCGCTACTCACACCGGACTCTTCCGGATGCCCGAGGACTCGGACGACAGTGAGCGTGTGGGAGACCGCCTCCAGGACACCATGGGGTTCGCCGTGATCGGCCCGGATCGCTTCCTCGGATCCGGCCATCCGGACCTGAGAGACGACCTGCCACCCCTGTTGGGCCTCATCGAGTCCTCGGACGCCGGGCGTACATGGGAGTCGATCTCGCTCCTCGGAGAAGCGGACTTCCACGCCCTACGCGTCAGCGGCTCGCGTGTAGTCGGGTACGACGCCGGTGGCGCCCGGGTGATGTCCAGCGCAGACGGAGGCCGCGCTTGGACGACCCTCGACACGCCCGCCGAGATCTCTGACCTTGTTCTGGATCCCGACTCCTCTGCGCGGATCGTCGCCGCGAGCGCGGCGGGGGTCATCGCGACCTCGGACGAAGGCGACACGTGGACGCGGTTGGTCACCGACGCCGACATCCTTGCGTGGCCGGCGGGTGATGCGCTTTATGGCTTCGCGGCCGACGGGGCGGTGACGGTCAGCCACGACCGTGGCGCGTCGTGGGAACAGGTCGGCGATCTAGGTGGCGAGCCCGCAGCCGCGATGGCGGCGGACCGCGACACCCTGGTCGTTGCGCTCCACGACGCCCGCATAATCAGCAGCGGCGACGGAGGGCGCTCCTGGTCAAAGGGCGCTTGGACCAGCGGGGACCAGTGA
- a CDS encoding sensor histidine kinase, producing MAALGLRARLVAAFVGIAALTTLVSALLTSLGLHHRFDAYLEQRTQDAAASSLVLAESSYADSGGWTDRGVDLLAHELVVTGYDFRLVADGRVLLDTTKLEEEGTDFRQVSSVPVRGPGGDEVATLQLYALGPRGNMPADNTLRAELDRAHLLAAVVAAIVAIVAGLVVAGRLSRPLQRLSMAARELGAGRPPSVVPASGSREVRELGESLSDLANSLSRQQRARRQLAQDLSHELRTPMMLLQSRIEGMQDGILPFDAEGLATLHTETLRLSRLIGQIERLAEAEAQPPAMHGETVALDQLARAAHAALAAAFEIRGLTLELDAPPTPAVADRDAVGQIITNLLSNALKYAPDDSTVHLSTSRDEAVAILRVRDAGSGIDDVEEGARLFQRFYRGPGAADMSSGVGLGLTIARGLAVAQGGDLRIEGTGPGTCFTLTLPAIATPLPGVRKKGVASAAASPLAQGVEERRSAE from the coding sequence ATGGCCGCGCTGGGGCTCCGTGCGCGCCTCGTGGCGGCTTTCGTCGGGATCGCGGCCCTGACCACGTTGGTTTCGGCGCTCCTCACGAGCCTCGGCCTGCATCATCGTTTCGACGCTTACCTCGAGCAGCGCACGCAGGATGCTGCCGCCAGCTCTCTCGTTCTCGCCGAATCGTCCTACGCGGACTCCGGGGGCTGGACCGACCGAGGCGTTGACCTGCTCGCGCACGAGCTCGTGGTCACCGGCTACGACTTCCGGCTCGTCGCGGACGGCCGCGTGCTCCTCGACACGACCAAGCTGGAGGAGGAGGGAACGGACTTCCGCCAGGTGTCGAGTGTCCCGGTCCGCGGCCCCGGCGGGGACGAGGTCGCGACGCTTCAGCTCTACGCGCTCGGTCCCCGGGGGAACATGCCGGCCGACAACACCCTGCGAGCAGAGTTGGACCGCGCTCATCTGCTGGCGGCCGTAGTGGCGGCGATCGTTGCCATCGTTGCTGGCTTGGTCGTGGCCGGACGTCTCTCGCGACCCCTGCAACGCCTCTCCATGGCGGCGCGGGAACTCGGTGCGGGTCGACCCCCGTCCGTGGTGCCCGCCTCGGGCTCCCGCGAGGTCCGCGAACTCGGGGAGTCCCTCTCGGACCTCGCCAACAGCCTCAGTCGTCAGCAGCGGGCTCGTCGCCAGTTGGCACAGGATCTGTCGCATGAGCTGCGGACGCCGATGATGTTGCTTCAGAGCCGGATCGAGGGGATGCAGGACGGGATCCTGCCTTTTGACGCGGAGGGATTGGCGACCCTCCACACCGAGACGTTGCGCCTCAGCCGACTGATCGGCCAGATCGAGCGGTTGGCCGAGGCCGAAGCCCAGCCGCCCGCCATGCACGGCGAGACGGTCGCTCTCGACCAACTGGCACGGGCAGCCCATGCGGCACTCGCGGCCGCCTTCGAGATTCGCGGACTGACCCTCGAACTGGACGCCCCCCCGACGCCGGCCGTCGCGGACCGAGATGCCGTCGGTCAGATCATCACGAATCTCCTGAGCAACGCCTTGAAGTACGCACCCGACGACAGCACGGTCCACTTGTCGACCTCTCGGGACGAGGCCGTGGCGATCCTCCGCGTCCGGGATGCGGGATCCGGTATCGACGACGTGGAGGAGGGCGCGCGCCTCTTCCAGCGCTTCTATCGTGGGCCTGGTGCCGCAGACATGAGTAGCGGGGTCGGCCTGGGGTTGACGATCGCGCGCGGATTGGCTGTCGCTCAAGGTGGAGACCTTCGGATCGAAGGCACAGGACCCGGTACGTGCTTCACCCTGACCCTGCCGGCCATTGCAACGCCCCTTCCCGGGGTCCGCAAGAAGGGTGTCGCATCCGCCGCCGCTTCTCCCCTGGCCCAAGGGGTCGAGGAAAGACGGAGCGCGGAGTGA
- a CDS encoding DUF305 domain-containing protein, whose amino-acid sequence MGVVALAAGVGIGAAIWSGGEHGATAASTGTGTGMMESIHGASGETSALDEKAFLEQMVPHHESAIEMAQIALQKSERPQIRRLAKAIVAAQESEIGQMKAWHLAWFGEELTSNASGAHGSMDMGSLEGVSGDRFDLAFLSMMIPHHASAITMAESVMMGSPRDEVTVIAEEIVAAQAKEIGQMQRWRDQWFPRG is encoded by the coding sequence GTGGGGGTAGTGGCCCTTGCCGCTGGCGTCGGCATCGGTGCCGCCATCTGGTCGGGCGGCGAGCACGGGGCCACCGCCGCGTCCACGGGCACGGGCACGGGAATGATGGAGTCCATTCATGGGGCGAGCGGAGAGACCTCCGCGCTCGACGAGAAGGCATTCCTCGAGCAGATGGTCCCGCACCACGAATCAGCCATCGAGATGGCGCAGATCGCGCTCCAGAAGTCCGAAAGGCCGCAGATTCGGCGACTCGCCAAGGCGATCGTCGCCGCTCAGGAGAGCGAGATCGGCCAGATGAAGGCATGGCATCTCGCGTGGTTCGGCGAGGAGCTGACGTCGAACGCAAGTGGAGCGCACGGTTCGATGGACATGGGCTCGCTCGAGGGCGTGTCGGGCGACCGGTTCGACCTGGCGTTCCTGTCGATGATGATCCCCCACCATGCCAGCGCCATCACGATGGCCGAAAGCGTCATGATGGGTTCTCCGCGTGACGAGGTGACCGTGATCGCCGAGGAGATCGTCGCCGCGCAAGCCAAGGAAATCGGGCAGATGCAGCGCTGGCGCGACCAGTGGTTCCCGCGAGGTTAG
- a CDS encoding ParB/RepB/Spo0J family partition protein: protein MTTTDTPATTEAALAVLPIEAVTVREGWNPRTGDDEAEHRALTASVRAQGILQPLLVERTDAGPVLIDGHRRLAAARAAGLASVPVIERGGEEGDAAQLAAALAANLRRRGLDPIEEAHAYQRTTEAGWPQRRIAEAVGCTRRHVSERLRLLRLPETATQAISEGVLTLAAVPRVEAVAAVSVPVADALVAVLREGHATSGELAERPDAVLGELARRGGEGPLLTLLPGHIDLAELLDPDADGDLIGRAEAAGVRGVHLTIDDLDAARAYGCLIEFPQADDTYWRRGWVADRTWLTDRVRQHVERVAERRAADQTTRSARTGAEASARGEDPEAAAAVVATESDPERHARERAEAADDRRSARLANLDLGRRALLAYDEPEAITMEMARAIALTALHHHQAEAARGLALCHERLHNIETRTTKAGATRQKVTYATPEEAERALSEWIEGAGTPEQVLGRTLQALALAWFADQAALPRSDRRPAIVPGRYGGGIAAGLDALVTDLVRPALPERIAAGLRESSEDEARAA from the coding sequence ATGACGACGACAGACACCCCCGCGACTACGGAGGCCGCGCTCGCGGTGCTCCCCATCGAGGCGGTCACCGTGCGCGAGGGCTGGAACCCGCGCACCGGCGACGACGAGGCCGAGCACCGGGCGCTCACCGCATCGGTGCGCGCCCAGGGGATCCTGCAGCCGTTGCTGGTCGAGCGCACCGACGCCGGCCCGGTGCTGATCGACGGCCACCGCCGCCTCGCCGCCGCCCGTGCGGCCGGTCTGGCATCGGTGCCGGTGATCGAGCGAGGCGGCGAGGAGGGCGATGCGGCGCAACTCGCCGCGGCGCTCGCGGCGAACCTGCGCCGCCGCGGCCTCGACCCGATCGAGGAGGCGCATGCCTACCAGCGCACCACGGAGGCTGGGTGGCCGCAACGGCGGATCGCCGAGGCGGTCGGCTGCACGCGCCGTCACGTCTCCGAGCGCCTACGGCTGCTGCGCCTGCCCGAGACGGCGACCCAGGCGATCTCAGAGGGCGTTCTCACGCTGGCGGCCGTGCCGCGGGTAGAGGCGGTGGCCGCGGTCTCGGTGCCGGTCGCCGATGCCCTGGTGGCCGTCCTGCGCGAGGGCCACGCGACTTCCGGCGAGCTCGCCGAGCGGCCCGACGCGGTCCTCGGCGAGCTCGCGCGGCGCGGCGGGGAAGGGCCGCTCCTCACGTTGCTGCCCGGCCATATCGACCTCGCCGAGTTGCTCGACCCCGACGCCGACGGCGACCTGATCGGGCGCGCAGAGGCGGCGGGGGTGCGCGGCGTCCACCTGACCATCGACGACCTCGACGCCGCCCGCGCCTACGGCTGCCTGATCGAGTTCCCCCAGGCAGACGACACCTACTGGCGGCGCGGGTGGGTGGCCGACCGAACGTGGCTCACCGACCGAGTGCGCCAGCACGTCGAGCGCGTCGCCGAGCGTCGCGCCGCCGATCAGACGACGCGCTCCGCGCGGACGGGTGCCGAGGCGAGCGCACGGGGTGAGGACCCCGAGGCAGCGGCCGCCGTCGTGGCCACCGAGTCCGACCCCGAGCGCCATGCCCGCGAGCGGGCGGAGGCCGCCGACGACCGCCGCAGCGCACGCCTCGCCAACCTCGACCTCGGCCGCCGCGCGTTGCTCGCCTACGACGAACCCGAGGCGATCACGATGGAGATGGCGCGGGCGATCGCCCTCACCGCCCTGCACCACCACCAGGCCGAGGCCGCCCGCGGCCTCGCGCTCTGCCACGAACGCCTCCACAACATCGAGACGCGGACGACCAAGGCGGGGGCGACCCGCCAGAAGGTGACCTACGCCACGCCCGAGGAGGCAGAGCGCGCCCTCTCCGAATGGATCGAGGGCGCGGGCACCCCCGAGCAGGTGCTTGGCCGCACCCTCCAGGCGCTCGCGCTCGCGTGGTTCGCCGACCAGGCGGCGCTACCGCGCAGCGACCGGCGACCGGCGATTGTGCCGGGCCGCTACGGCGGCGGCATCGCCGCTGGCCTCGACGCCCTCGTCACCGACCTGGTGCGGCCGGCGCTGCCCGAGCGGATCGCGGCGGGCCTGCGCGAGTCCTCGGAGGACGAGGCGCGCGCGGCGTAG
- a CDS encoding hemolysin family protein yields the protein MTNTVQIVAALLLVLLNGFFVAAEFSLARARMTRLDQLAEQGRGSAVLAREQVRHIDRYLAACQLGITLASLGLGWLGEPAFAGVLEPFLTGAGLGESSATLTAVIIAFAIITVLHVVVGELAPKTVAIQRAEPTALSIARPLEWFRWVFSPFIFLLNGAGNALVRALGVEPASERELASTPEDLQILIAQSEEGGAIEPEEADMLEGVFGLQASLTRDIMTPRPEVTTLVADQPVLTALTQALGTRHSRFPVLNGDGVLGIVHLSQLARGLLESGEDTPVRGLVGPALFVPETQPVDDLLRQLQARRASVAVVLDEYGDFAGVVTVEDVIEEIVGEIDDERDRAPAVDQLPDGRLIVRGHVPIEDLADHGVELIDDTVTSVGGLVFTRLGRLPRTGDSVTADGWQLTVEATRGTRVVLVAIEPAEERDETPRESEPGPKDSADHSRRA from the coding sequence TTGACGAACACGGTCCAGATCGTCGCGGCACTCCTGCTGGTGCTGCTGAACGGCTTCTTCGTCGCCGCGGAGTTCTCCCTGGCCCGCGCGAGGATGACCCGCCTCGACCAGCTCGCCGAGCAGGGCCGCGGCAGCGCCGTGCTCGCCCGCGAGCAGGTGCGGCACATCGACCGCTACCTCGCGGCGTGCCAGCTCGGCATCACCCTCGCCAGCCTGGGCCTCGGCTGGCTCGGCGAGCCGGCGTTCGCGGGTGTCCTGGAGCCTTTCTTGACCGGAGCGGGACTCGGCGAGTCGAGCGCCACCCTCACCGCGGTGATCATCGCGTTCGCGATCATCACCGTCCTCCACGTCGTGGTGGGCGAGCTGGCGCCGAAGACCGTCGCCATCCAGCGCGCCGAGCCGACGGCCCTCAGCATCGCGCGCCCCCTCGAGTGGTTCCGGTGGGTCTTCTCCCCCTTCATCTTCCTGTTGAACGGCGCGGGCAACGCCCTGGTCCGCGCGCTCGGCGTGGAGCCGGCGAGCGAGCGGGAGCTCGCCTCGACGCCGGAGGACCTGCAGATCCTCATCGCCCAGAGCGAGGAGGGCGGCGCGATCGAGCCGGAGGAGGCCGACATGCTGGAGGGCGTCTTCGGCCTCCAGGCGAGCCTCACCCGCGACATCATGACCCCGCGTCCCGAGGTCACCACGCTCGTCGCCGACCAACCGGTCCTGACGGCGCTGACCCAGGCGCTCGGCACCCGGCACAGCCGCTTCCCGGTGCTGAACGGCGACGGGGTGCTCGGCATCGTGCACCTCAGCCAGCTCGCGCGCGGCCTGTTGGAGAGCGGTGAGGACACCCCCGTGCGGGGCCTCGTCGGGCCCGCCCTGTTCGTCCCGGAGACCCAGCCGGTCGACGACCTGCTGCGCCAGCTCCAGGCGCGCCGCGCCTCGGTCGCGGTGGTGCTCGACGAGTACGGCGACTTCGCCGGCGTTGTGACCGTCGAGGACGTGATCGAGGAGATCGTCGGCGAGATCGATGACGAACGCGACCGCGCACCCGCCGTCGACCAGCTCCCCGACGGCCGCCTCATCGTGCGCGGCCACGTCCCGATCGAGGACCTCGCCGACCACGGCGTGGAGCTCATCGACGACACCGTGACGAGCGTCGGCGGCCTGGTCTTCACCCGCCTCGGCCGCCTGCCCCGGACGGGGGACAGCGTCACCGCGGACGGCTGGCAGCTCACCGTCGAGGCGACCCGCGGCACGCGGGTGGTGCTCGTCGCGATCGAGCCGGCGGAAGAGCGCGACGAGACCCCGCGGGAATCGGAGCCCGGGCCAAAGGACTCGGCAGACCACTCACGGAGGGCTTGA
- a CDS encoding AAA family ATPase has product MKGPDGRWSAPDMRPVYAEAKTAGTIAEAVMRDALTRSLGVEWGPVRNGIAELAGVPTKVCEHFSTRHAEIVAEATARGYLSARGIAVIQRETRDRKRVLSREQAVGRWRARAAEHGFGARELAGLIVRSRQASALQGDVDLDACRARMLGPAGLTQRSAHFTRREVIQALADAHPDGAAAGVLEQLADDFLARECVPLVEARVEQGAGHQEALYSTPDMLRAEVRLLEAAGGADPGGGLVATNDATEAAIAARPTLGVDQASAVRHLCSGEGRVRLMEARAGTGKTFALEAVREAYECSGARVIGVAWQGQAADVLQRDAGIPSQTAALLLDRIARGDPGEIPVGAVIVCDEASMMPTRALERLTVEAARRRARLILVGDRAQLPAIDAAGGFAALADRLGAAELLENRRQRTALQRQVAEQLAAGRASEALAVLVEHGRLNGFDDARDARASLIEAWAETSLFDPASGLILAHDRHEVATLNQMARATLDEAGLLGPSRIVASGREWATGDRLVCRRNDYRLGVRNGTRGTVLEVDTAQRELVVRPDDGATLRLPEQYLGDVHHGYALTGHVSQGTTVERTYLLATPERGGREWAYVAASRQRVELMLFAVHHDAEQLEAALARSWGRSDAKWLALDLAHADHREAAMTAGRSESDRRLPERVGARVAALRDKRDLARRVALAGSADDADRARHQAQQLSRELRTLVREAGCPGLSREDSAGHSDQTSLKPNDPSRVR; this is encoded by the coding sequence GTGAAGGGCCCCGACGGGCGCTGGAGCGCACCCGACATGCGCCCGGTCTACGCCGAGGCCAAGACCGCCGGCACGATCGCCGAAGCCGTGATGCGCGACGCGCTAACGCGCTCACTCGGGGTCGAGTGGGGGCCTGTGCGCAACGGGATCGCCGAGCTCGCCGGCGTGCCGACGAAGGTGTGCGAGCACTTCTCTACGCGTCACGCGGAGATCGTCGCGGAGGCGACGGCCCGCGGCTACCTGAGCGCGCGTGGCATCGCTGTGATCCAGCGCGAGACGCGCGACCGAAAGCGCGTCCTCTCGCGCGAGCAGGCGGTGGGGAGGTGGAGGGCCCGGGCGGCCGAGCACGGCTTCGGCGCCCGCGAGCTCGCGGGCCTCATCGTACGCAGCCGTCAGGCGAGCGCACTGCAAGGCGACGTTGATCTCGACGCCTGTCGGGCGCGCATGCTGGGACCGGCCGGGCTCACTCAGCGCAGCGCCCACTTCACCCGGCGCGAGGTGATCCAGGCGCTCGCCGACGCCCATCCGGACGGCGCGGCCGCCGGGGTCCTGGAGCAGCTGGCCGACGACTTCCTCGCACGCGAATGCGTGCCCCTGGTCGAGGCGCGGGTCGAGCAGGGAGCCGGTCACCAGGAGGCGCTCTACTCGACGCCCGACATGCTCCGCGCTGAGGTCCGCCTGCTCGAGGCTGCAGGTGGTGCCGATCCCGGCGGCGGGCTGGTCGCGACAAACGACGCGACCGAGGCGGCGATCGCCGCGCGGCCGACGCTCGGCGTCGATCAAGCGTCCGCAGTGCGCCACCTCTGCTCGGGTGAGGGGCGGGTGCGGTTGATGGAGGCGCGGGCCGGGACGGGCAAGACGTTCGCGCTCGAGGCGGTGCGCGAGGCCTACGAGTGCTCGGGTGCCCGCGTGATCGGCGTCGCCTGGCAGGGGCAGGCGGCCGACGTCCTGCAGCGCGACGCCGGCATCCCCTCCCAGACCGCAGCGCTGCTGCTCGACCGGATCGCGCGCGGTGATCCGGGGGAGATCCCGGTCGGTGCGGTGATCGTCTGCGACGAGGCGTCGATGATGCCGACGCGGGCCCTCGAGCGCCTCACCGTCGAGGCGGCCCGGCGCCGCGCCCGTCTGATCCTCGTCGGCGACCGCGCTCAGCTCCCCGCGATCGACGCGGCAGGAGGTTTCGCTGCGCTTGCCGACCGCCTCGGCGCAGCCGAGCTCCTCGAGAACCGCCGCCAGCGCACCGCGTTACAGCGTCAGGTTGCCGAGCAACTGGCGGCAGGGCGTGCGAGCGAAGCGCTTGCCGTGCTCGTCGAGCACGGGCGCCTGAACGGCTTCGACGACGCCCGCGACGCGCGCGCGTCGCTGATCGAGGCGTGGGCCGAAACGTCGCTTTTCGATCCGGCGAGCGGGCTGATCCTCGCCCACGATCGCCACGAGGTCGCCACGCTCAACCAGATGGCGCGCGCCACCCTTGATGAGGCAGGGCTGCTCGGGCCGTCGCGGATCGTCGCCTCGGGGCGCGAGTGGGCGACGGGCGATCGCCTGGTCTGCCGGCGCAACGACTACCGCCTTGGGGTTCGCAACGGAACGCGAGGCACCGTGCTCGAGGTGGACACGGCGCAGCGGGAGCTGGTCGTGCGCCCCGACGACGGCGCGACGCTGCGGCTGCCCGAGCAGTACCTCGGTGACGTCCACCACGGCTACGCCCTCACCGGCCACGTCAGCCAGGGGACGACCGTCGAGCGCACCTACCTCCTTGCCACGCCGGAGCGGGGAGGGAGGGAGTGGGCGTACGTAGCCGCCAGCCGCCAGCGTGTCGAGCTGATGCTGTTTGCCGTGCACCACGACGCTGAGCAGCTGGAAGCGGCGCTCGCCCGCTCCTGGGGCCGCTCCGACGCCAAGTGGCTCGCTCTCGATCTCGCGCATGCCGACCACCGAGAAGCTGCCATGACCGCGGGCCGAAGCGAATCGGACCGGCGGTTGCCGGAGCGCGTCGGGGCTCGGGTCGCCGCCCTCCGAGACAAGCGAGATCTTGCTCGCCGGGTCGCGCTCGCGGGGAGCGCAGACGACGCGGACCGGGCTCGCCATCAGGCGCAGCAGCTCAGTCGCGAGCTCAGGACCCTTGTGCGCGAGGCCGGTTGCCCAGGGCTGTCCAGAGAGGATTCGGCGGGCCACTCTGACCAAACGTCCCTTAAACCAAACGACCCATCCCGGGTCAGATAG
- a CDS encoding response regulator, whose amino-acid sequence MSRSVLVVDDEPGILEVASAYLKRDGYLVRTAMTGQRALDSIATQPPDLIILDLMLPDISGEEVCVRLRRQTSVPILMLTAKAAEEDRLRGLALGADDYLVKPFSPRELVARARAILRRVPGSSEPPMDLLVIDDGRLEIDLPAHEARVGGAIVPLTATEFRLLAALARQPRRVFSRFELLQILQGPDVEGFERTVDVHVMRLRKKLDETLPGAADYVTTVYGVGYRLDEPA is encoded by the coding sequence GTGAGCCGCTCGGTCCTCGTCGTCGACGACGAACCCGGGATCCTCGAGGTCGCATCGGCCTATCTGAAGCGCGACGGATATCTGGTGCGCACGGCGATGACGGGGCAACGCGCTCTGGACTCGATCGCGACCCAGCCTCCCGACCTGATCATCCTGGATCTGATGCTGCCGGACATCTCGGGGGAGGAGGTCTGTGTGCGACTCCGCCGCCAGACCTCCGTTCCGATACTGATGCTCACAGCGAAGGCGGCCGAAGAAGACCGTCTCCGTGGCTTGGCGCTCGGAGCCGACGACTACCTCGTCAAACCCTTCTCGCCCCGCGAGTTGGTCGCCCGGGCTCGGGCGATCTTACGGCGCGTACCAGGATCCAGCGAACCACCAATGGATCTGCTTGTCATCGACGATGGCCGGCTTGAAATCGATCTACCCGCGCACGAAGCGCGCGTGGGTGGCGCTATCGTGCCACTCACCGCGACCGAGTTCCGGCTCCTGGCCGCACTCGCCCGACAGCCCCGACGGGTGTTCTCCCGGTTCGAGCTTCTCCAGATCCTGCAGGGTCCTGACGTGGAGGGGTTCGAGCGGACGGTAGACGTCCATGTGATGCGACTGCGCAAGAAGCTTGACGAAACGCTTCCAGGGGCGGCCGACTACGTCACCACTGTGTACGGCGTCGGCTACCGTCTCGACGAGCCCGCCTGA